The DNA region GGGCATTCTGCGCGACGGCGGCCGCATTATCGGCGTGTCGTCGATCAGCGGCATTGCCGGCAATCTCGGCCAGACCAATTACGCCACCTCGAAGGCCGGCGTGATCGGCCGGGTGCAGAGCATGGCGCCGCATTTGCGCGCGCGCGGCATCACGATCAATGCGGTCGCGCCCGGCTTTATCGAAACGCAGATGACCGCGAAAATTCCGCTCGCGATCCGCGAAGCCGGCCGCCGCATGAATTCGATGAGCCAGGGCGGCCAGCCGGTCGATGTCGCGCAGACCATCGCGTGGCTCGCGCATCCGGGGTCGGCGGGCGTGAGCGGCCAGGTCGTGCGCGTGTGCGGTCAAAGCCTGATTGGAGCATGACCATGGGTGAGCCGGGGGATCCGTTCGGCGGCAGTCATGCATCGAACACGGCGCGGCCGGACGCGGTGCGGCCCAAAACCGTCGTGATCGACACTTTGCCCGCACCCGCGAAGCTCTACGCGCGCGCGTTGTCGGGCATCGTCAAACGCGGGCGCGAGACGCATCTGCCGCCGCTGCGCCTCGTGCGCCCCGCCGTCCCCCTCGACCCGGGCCCGATCTGGCGCTACGCGCGCGTGTGCGGGTTCATCCCCGAGCACGGCGTGCCGCTCACCTATCCGCATCTGCTGGCCTTCCCCTTGCATCTGCTGATGCTGACCGACCCGGCGTTTCCGTGGCCGGCGCTCGGGCTCGTGCATCTGGCCAACCATGTGCGCCTGCGCCGGCCGCTCGCCTACAAGGACATGCTGCGCGTCGAGGTGGAATTCGGCGCGCTGCTGCGCCACGACAAAGGCCAGGCGTTCGTGCTGCATACGCGCATGTACCGGCGCGGCGAAGCCGTGTGGGACGGCGACAGCGTCTATCTGAAACGCGGCGTGCCGGCGAGCGGCAGCGCGCTCGATCCGCTCGAACTCGGGCCCGAACCGTTGCAACGGATCGCCCGCTGGCAACTCGCGTCGCAACTGGGCCGCGACTATGCGAGCGTGTCCGGCGACTACAACCCGATCCATCTGAGCGCATTGTCCGCGAAGGCCTTCGGCTTTCCACGCGCGATCGCGCATGGCATGTGGACGCTGGCGCGCGCCGCCTCCGCACTGCAACCGCCCAAGCCGCTCGCGGAGGCCACGCTCAGCGCCGAATTCAAATTGCCGATGCTGCTGCCCGGCGAGGTTTCGCTGTGGAGCGCGTCGCCTTCGCTGATCGAACGCGACATCGAAGTGCGCGACATGGCCGGACAAAAACCGCATTTGCGCGGCCGTATGCAGTGGAGGCTGCAATGAGCTGCGCGCGTCGCTCGTGGAATCATGGAATCGGG from Paraburkholderia aromaticivorans includes:
- a CDS encoding MaoC/PaaZ C-terminal domain-containing protein, with amino-acid sequence MGEPGDPFGGSHASNTARPDAVRPKTVVIDTLPAPAKLYARALSGIVKRGRETHLPPLRLVRPAVPLDPGPIWRYARVCGFIPEHGVPLTYPHLLAFPLHLLMLTDPAFPWPALGLVHLANHVRLRRPLAYKDMLRVEVEFGALLRHDKGQAFVLHTRMYRRGEAVWDGDSVYLKRGVPASGSALDPLELGPEPLQRIARWQLASQLGRDYASVSGDYNPIHLSALSAKAFGFPRAIAHGMWTLARAASALQPPKPLAEATLSAEFKLPMLLPGEVSLWSASPSLIERDIEVRDMAGQKPHLRGRMQWRLQ